One Triticum dicoccoides isolate Atlit2015 ecotype Zavitan chromosome 3B, WEW_v2.0, whole genome shotgun sequence genomic window, GCTTCCTTATTGCTGACATTGATTGCTATTCGTCTACGTCAATAACATTAGCCTGAAATGTATCAGAATTCAGAACATAAAATCTAAAAGAAACATTATGAGATGCGTGAAAATGATAATTCATTCTCTCTTTCTCGGATATGATTATTCGCAGTCCAACATGAAGTCTTACACTAATCAAGTTACAAATTCTCATTGTTTCAGCGTGATTTTTTCCCCAAGCTGCTGGATATTTTTAGAATGTGTGAGGATTTAGAGAATTTAGATGATCTCCACATGATATTCAAATTAGTCAGGGGAATCAGTAAGTACATTTCAGTATTGGAATGCGTTCGGTAGAATATTTCCGACTGTTATTTATTGTCATTTTCATTGTGCAGTATTGCTGAACAGCCCATCGATCTTTGATAAGATATTCTCTGATGAGCTTATTCTTGACATCATAGGCGCCCTTGAATGTATGATTTCTCCTCCAGTCCTTTGTTTCTTCCTGTTTCTCCCATAACCTCTACATATCTTGAAATTATATACGATTGGTTTTGATTGATAGCCTGTGAGGTTGCTTCAATTTTTTCTACTAATTTTAGTGAATTTAATAACTTGTACAGATGATCCAGAGGTTGCTAAAGTGCAAAAGCATCGCATTTTTCTGAAGGATCATGTAGTTTTCAAAGAGGTGTGTTGATCTTTATACTCCTTACGAccttgaataataaatatttagtaAAAGCTTTTTCTTTCTACAGGCCATACCTATTAAAAATATTTCTGTGGTTTCAAGGATACATCAAACGTACAGAATAGGGTATCTAAAGGTCAGTCACATTTCTTACTTGATTTGTTACATGATGGAATTTTGTGGAAACTTGATACTGCTTTGCTTTGCGTGTTTAAAATTGTGCTCATTTTGGTATCTGCAGGATGTTATATTACCCAGAATATTAGATGATGCCACTCTGGCTAGTCTTAACACGATGATACACACGAACAATGCTGCTGTTAGTATTTCAGCCTTCACGTACTGTTGACGTGTCCTCATCAATTTCTTTATTCTTTGTCACATACAAGTGAATAATCTGTTTGTAGGTTATTTCCTTACTGAAGGATGATGCTTGCTTTATCCAAGACTTATTCTCTAGGATGAGATCACCAAATATTTCTATGGAATTGAAAAGAGAATTGGTGAGACATTCTTCTTATCTTTTGTTAGACGAGTTTATGGTTTGATCACATTAAGTATCCTTTTCATTATCAAATCTGTTTATTGATAGAGATTATTATCAattccttcacattgtgtcattgctACAAAGGAATTTAGTTTGGGTACTGTAGAATGTAGCTGACTGAGGCCCAGTTCTTTTGCAGGATTCTCCCAGAATCTGCCCCTCTCTAGCTTCTTCTAGATTCTTTGACCCCCttttgttttacaatcctaccttattagaccctaactagataggattgtaaaacaaatggggctcaaagattctgggagaatctgGGTAGGGGTCAGATTCTGGGAGAATCTGCCAAAAGAACTGGGCCTGATACGATTTTCCCCGTGAGTTAGAGGAATATCATATTAGAGGTGCATGTGATTATGAAGGACCAAAATCTGTTTTTGTGAGCTTTGTTGATGCATTGGTGATTTTTCTCAATAGTGGGAGCTTAGTTGGCAGCTTGTTAAATTTGATAGTCATCTAGACTATTTCATTTTCTGCAGGATGTTGGAGTTTCTGTGTCCTGCGTAGTATTTAGAGAAATTCAGATATATGCCACTGTGATGTGTGGTTTAATATGTGGTCTGGGGCTCAGCTCAATGCCATTTTAAGAACTACATCATTTCCGTTCTGTTCTGTTTTCAGGTTGAGATGATCCAGATGATAATTGCTTTTACATGCATATAGCTGTTGCAGTTACTGGAATGTGGAGAAGTTACTAATGCTCCGCGTTTGACAATGGTGTTTCTGGTGCTTGCAGGTCCTGTTCTTGCATGAGTTCTGCACTCTTAGTAAGAGTTTGCCGCTTGTACAACAACTACGACTGTTTCGGTATATActtgttttctttcttctttttcgtcCTATGCCCTCTAGCTAGACCACGCAAGCCATAATAACACATCACAGACTCCAGACGTGCCAAAATTTCAAATATGCAAACTGTGATGCATGGCTATTAACTAAAACTCTTGTTTCACTGTGTGGTTTGCTGTACGCAGCTCAAACCAGAGGATAGTTATGCCAATATCATACGTAGCTGAGTCCCTGGTTAAGTTCTTCGTAAGCTTCTGGTTTTCAATTCAATGAGCACACTGCACCTGCTCATTGCATGCCACTGTAAAAATTTCTGATGTACTGCTATAATGATCAGTACTACTGCACAGGAGGATATCTGGACTTGCACATCAGTAGGGGATTGGGAGGAAACTAAGAGGTTAGAGGATGAATGGAGGAGTGGATGGGATTAGACAGACTAATGTCACATTGCTTATGAATTCGGTTGTTTTTAACTATTACTCAAATGGGGAGGGCAGTCTGTCCTTGTGTGTCGTAGTATTTGTCTTAACTTGCCTAGTTAAGATAAATGTTTATTGTGTTACTTATGCATATAGGCTGTACCTGTAAACATACTGCATCATGCAACAGTACTGGATCTTTGACAACTGTTTGACTTTGCTTGAGTAAGATGTGCTTATAAACAAGACATCTGCCGCTGCTTTGGTGTCTGAAGTTTTAACCCTCTTATCCTGTCTTCTTTTGCAATAGAACATATGATACTGCCTTCCAAAAAAAAAAACATATGATACTGGTATGCCTGAGGTGGTGGTGCCATATGCACTCTTTGGCATCCCAATGCTTTACTTTGCTGCCTTTTAGCTTCAGATTTTGCTAAAGGATATCTTGTAATTTGGTACACTTAGGCGTCAGGGCACTCCCAGGTAGCAAAGCGTCGAGCTCGACTTAGACAGCAGAGGAAGGCGTCTGCCTTAGTCGCTAGGGCATCCAAGTCGTCCGCCcttaggagagagagggagggagggagggtgggaggaGAGGCAGATTTGGGAGGGAACAGATGCGTTGACGAGAGAAAACAGAGGCAGGGAAGGGAAGTAGCAGACGGAGGGGATGGAAGCAAGGGGTGGCAGGGAGAAgaaagaggaggaaggagagagacGACTGGAGAGGAGGCCGTCGAATCTTCACTTTGcagtcgcccgccgccgccaaaGGTCCCGGGAGGagagggagggagaagagaggcAGATTTGGGAGGAAACAGTGTGGGGAGCAAGGGATGGCAgggagaagagagaggaggagggagagagagactcTGGAGTCTCTCCCTGCCTCTGTTTTCTCTCGTCTCCGCATCTGTTTCCTCCCAAATCTGCTTCTCCACCCACAAGGCCGTAGCACCACCGCTTCTCTCCTTCGCCATGTTTGATCTGGTTGCTCTACTGATTGGCTCTTCTCTTTTTTCTCTGGCGGCTGATTGACCCTTCTCCTAGTGTCGCTGCAGTAGCCAAGTGTGCCTGCTCTGATGGATCCTGTGGCTGGTAATGCTTAGGATCTATCGAGATGATCTTAGGAGAAGAGCTACATGCAATGATCCAGCTTGGAAGTATGGGTTCTGGCCAGATTTAGAGAGGAAAGATTTACTACACTTATTGATGCTAGCTGTTAAATCTCCTAATTGGCTGCCATATTATATATGTATGTGTCTAAGGCGTCGCCTCACCTTACGCTTTAAGCGCTTAAAAGGTGAGGCCCCCCAACCCCACCCCCACCCAGCGCCTTATCTCGAATCGCCGCCTTAAAAACATTGCTTCCAATCCGTTTTCACAGCTATTACGTCCTGGGCAAGAACTCTAGATGAGAGGGGGGTGAGGGTGGGCAGGGAGGAAGATTGCCTTGCTGCTTCTCAAAATAGAGTGGGAGGTAAAGAGCGTGCGAGCATCTTACCTTGCTGCTGCTTAAGAGGGGGAGGCGAGGAAGCCGGCGAGCAGCTACTGAAGGAGCACTGAAGCTTACCTGGCTGCTGCATGAGACGGTGAGGAAGTAGAAGCGCAGCACTACAGGAGCACGCTGCCGGCCTGCCACCATTGCCCCTACCAGGTGAGCTGCCGCCACGCTGGATGAGCCGCCAGCTAGGTCGGGAGGGCTGGGACGGAATGGATTAACTGAGAGGTATCGGGCCTAGGGTTGGAAGATAGCTGGGCTGGGCCGTAACAGAGTCGATTCTGGGAGTATGCATCATGCATCAGTACTAAACAGTTATTTTTGTTGTTTAAATGTCGGATACACATAGGATATATCGTCGTGCATCAGTACTAAACAGTTATTTTTGTTGTTTAAATGTCGGATACACATAGGATATATCGGAAGAGCACCCTTACCGGATACAGATCCGTTACTTGCCCGGCGTATCCGTGTTTTTGAGATGTTTTGTAATGTTCTCTGTGCATGCGCGGCCATTCTCTATAATAGAATGCACAGACCTATCCATTCCTCTAATCAATTTTGAAGGATGAAGCTGCTGCTTTTTTTCTCTTTTCAAAATGTTACTTCCTGCAAACTTTTATTGAACTGTAGGACTTGCTGCTATAAATTCATTAGCTAACTATTTATTTTCTTCAGGGATCTTTCAGGTGAAGGTGTATTTGAAATTGTATCTGATGTGTTGCAGAGTCAAGACAGAAAAATTGTTTCGGCTGGGTACTTATGAAGCGCCGAATCACCCTCTCATTGTTGATGCAGCCTTTTCTCTTCTAAACTCTTTGCATTTCATTTGACAATTGCAGGACGGATATCGTTATTCTTTTTCTTAATCAGGACCCTAACCTATTGAGGTCATATATTGTCCAGCAAGAAGGAAATTCTCTTCTTGGACTTTTGGTAAGTTGCTGTTACTTTGAGGTCTGCAGTACTGTATGCAGTAATTAATATGCTCAGGGTGTTTATGACCTTATGAACAATGGTGAAAAGTTAAATAAGAAACTTGTCATCTCAGCTCCCAGATTACCAAGCCGGCAATTTTGCTACTTCTGATGCCATGCCACTTGAAACCAGTGATTTCAGGCTAAGGGGGTATTTCTTTCAAGTCCGAGGGTGTAGACTAAATGGTTTTGAATTCGAGGGTGAATTAATAGGTTTAGGCGATACTTAAAGGGTGTAAATTGATATTTTTTAAAGAATAGGCTTTAGATCAGGTATGCATGTCCAATATACCATTTGTAAGTACGGATCTTGTTTTTGTTCCAGAAAATTCACCAAACATCTTTGTGATTTGATCATATTAGCATTCTTTTTATCATCGACAGTTTAACCACATCGCTATCTTTTCTAGAATATATGTTTTTTACTTAACACTTTAAAGGCTAATCACTAAATTTCAGGTTAAAGGAATGGTAACTGACTTTGGTGAGCAAATGCACTGTCAATTTCTGGAAATCCTCCGTATATTAATGGATTCTTTCACTATGTCTGGAGCACATGTAAGTTACTTTTTTGGCCAAAATAGGTTTAAGAAGTTGTATGCTATCTTTACCCCTCAAATTTCACTTAAAGATTCTCATCTGAAGTAGAAAAGTTTATCTACAGACAGCATATTTCTTGTACGAGCATCACCACTTGCCAATGTTCTGAGGCAGTGACTTTCGTCTGAAGTGTCCCTCAAGTTTCTATGTTATCTGAAGTTGATGCTTTACATCTTTGTTGTTATGTTCAGTTCTTTTTAGATGTAGTTTGCTGTCATTCTTCCGCATCTGCTCGCCTTGATGTCGGCTCCAAGATGTCCAAAATCTGTACCTGTTTTTAACTAGGCTCAGTTGGTACTTACTCTTCTTTCCCCTTGGTGCAGAGAGACGTAATTATTGAGATTTTCTATGAAAGGCACCTTgactatttggttgatgtaatagcATCCTCTTGTCCTTCGAGGAGTGCTACCCGAACATCACCTAACTCAGCTGTCGTTGGTGGAAACACTGAAGAGCATCGTATCAAGCCAGAAATTCTGTTAAATGTCTGCGAACTATTATGCTTTTGTGTAGTCCATCATCCCTATAGAATTAAGTAATGCCCCATCCAACTTTCTTTCAACAACATACTACTGCTGTTCACTTATCGTACACCTGCTAAATGAGTATAATCTTGTAGGTGCAACTTCCTTATGAACAATGCGATAGAGAAAATCCTTACCATGACTCGACGAAGTGAGAAGTTTTTGGTTGTTGCAGCTGTCAGGTTTATGCGCACTATTATATCCAGAAATGTGGGTAACGAAGTTTTTTCTTGATTTCCTTTTGTGTTACTTGGGTTGTTGACGGCAGCAACTATTGGTAAATTGGAAGTTCCCTTAAGTTTACAAACTTTTGATATATCCGTGGCATAGCGGGATCTTTTGATCTAGTAGTTCAAATACTTCTGTTTGGTACCTTGAGCAATTTGTATTGCTGCTTGATGCATCATACATCTGACTCGTCCAGCAAAGATTATAGTGACTGGGTGTGCTTCACCTTTTGCTACATATTATTTGTCATACTGTCGTCACATGTTTGCAATCCACGGACATGAAATAATTGTTCTCAAGGTTTGCATTTTACCTTTATTATGTATAAAATGGGGCAATGGGCTGTGTGTCAAACTGTACTATTTTGTGTAGCGAGTCAAGCGCAAGCTTCTTGATATCTATTTTAATACCACTTGGTATTTTCTTTCTAGGATGAACATCTTATTCGCCATGTTGTCAAGTTTAACTTGTTGAAACCAATAATTGACGCCTTTGTGGAAAATGGGGATAGATATAACATGCTACAATCCGGAGTACTCGAACTGTTGGAACACATACGGAAGGTACATTTTTCGAAACTTCTCGGAATAACTATGAATAGTAGCTTACTCATTGGATTTCTTCTTGTGCAGGAAAATCTAAAACCTCTTGTTATTTATGTTACCGAGTCTTTCTCAGATCAACTTATGAAGTTTGAACACTTTGGGAGCATTCAGGCCTTCAAACTCAAGTATCAACAGGTTGACCATCTTCTTGTGCACCGCTGCATCTTGTTTTGACGATAGACTGGGTATCTCACCACTGTGTCATGGAAAAAGAAGATGACAAGTGTACAAACCCCTAAGAATTATGAACTAAAAATTTG contains:
- the LOC119275984 gene encoding serine/threonine-protein phosphatase 4 regulatory subunit 3B-like, which gives rise to MGEQREASASAAAVAHSSNMQRVKVYRLRDGGKWDDQGTGHVAVDYIEGSKEPGLTVLDEEDNETLLVHNITSEDIYRKQEETIISWRDPEAATELALSFQEAAGCSYIWDNICDIQRNLQFSNLGGLEVCPRPASEHLEASRVLHSHDESFRSVNGELRELPPVDLSNLPLILKTILEGGITDQMRVAELITQDRDFFPKLLDIFRMCEDLENLDDLHMIFKLVRGIILLNSPSIFDKIFSDELILDIIGALEYDPEVAKVQKHRIFLKDHVVFKEAIPIKNISVVSRIHQTYRIGYLKDVILPRILDDATLASLNTMIHTNNAAVISLLKDDACFIQDLFSRMRSPNISMELKRELVLFLHEFCTLSKSLPLVQQLRLFRDLSGEGVFEIVSDVLQSQDRKIVSAGTDIVILFLNQDPNLLRSYIVQQEGNSLLGLLVKGMVTDFGEQMHCQFLEILRILMDSFTMSGAHRDVIIEIFYERHLDYLVDVIASSCPSRSATRTSPNSAVVGGNTEEHRIKPEILLNVCELLCFCVVHHPYRIKCNFLMNNAIEKILTMTRRSEKFLVVAAVRFMRTIISRNDEHLIRHVVKFNLLKPIIDAFVENGDRYNMLQSGVLELLEHIRKENLKPLVIYVTESFSDQLMKFEHFGSIQAFKLKYQQYLESADMKLSASVPDMRKKAEGRGLEKEEEDYFNESDEEDSVRRTKHAHGEHNEESKDDVANGSETDDISSRPKSGGLVDYADDDDEDFNPPPKEPDRPVDDDELLTISTVKRKLVNPGDGKHADGEVRKRQKIETRITCAKISALTNLASKHKDTLASSSPSCEANGVLGEHATHSDEHQHSTDTAETSRQVGGDCIKAMGSLSSEKAVNTTKTNDSEPYSVR